In Myxococcus virescens, a single genomic region encodes these proteins:
- a CDS encoding DUF507 family protein: protein MRLYPKVIPIISREAVQQLMQDGDIEVEPMRVADAEMDLSAIMREYLANEERVNQATREALERRGYDYSKFNQVKREMADVRGFKMGDEGIEYVINQMIEFLLISRNVEEVYSADNGLRQKIFAVMKRHLDVDDEIDKEARSRLKHLQEGTSAFDIEYNKTVEQIRRARGLI, encoded by the coding sequence ATGAGGCTGTATCCGAAGGTGATCCCGATCATCTCGCGCGAGGCCGTTCAGCAGCTCATGCAGGACGGGGACATCGAGGTGGAGCCGATGCGCGTGGCCGACGCCGAGATGGACCTGTCAGCCATCATGCGTGAGTACCTTGCGAACGAGGAGCGTGTGAACCAGGCGACGCGTGAAGCGCTGGAGCGTCGCGGCTACGACTATTCCAAGTTCAACCAGGTGAAGCGCGAGATGGCGGACGTCCGCGGCTTCAAGATGGGCGACGAGGGCATCGAGTACGTCATCAACCAGATGATTGAATTCCTGCTCATCAGCCGGAACGTCGAAGAGGTGTACTCGGCGGATAACGGGCTGCGTCAGAAGATTTTCGCCGTCATGAAGCGTCACCTCGACGTGGACGACGAAATCGACAAGGAGGCCCGCTCCCGCCTGAAGCACCTGCAGGAGGGGACCAGCGCCTTCGACATCGAGTACAACAAGACGGTCGAGCAGATCCGCAGGGCGCGCGGCCTCATCTAG
- the uvrC gene encoding excinuclease ABC subunit UvrC gives MDAKLLEKLDALPTEPGVYLMKDRRGQVIYVGKAINLRSRVRSYFNRTGDTRVFVSLLDQLLGDLETVLVSNEKEALLLENELIKKHRPRFNVLLKDDKQFISLRLDRTQPYPRLEVVRKYERDGARYFGPYSSAGAIRETLRVVNRFFRLRTCTDHVLANRKRPCLLHQIGRCPAPCVYPVPQEDYHRSVDEVVMFLEGKAGELVEGLRLRMKRAAQELKFEEAARIRDQLSAIERSLERQKVATTDFKDQDVFAFHREGDRILFYVLWVRQGRLNGGQAFPFGSQEFPDEELIASFVNLYYDQGSFVPEEVLLPLELEDGTGGLEALLTERKGERVRVLVPKRGEKLDLVKMAAKNAEQAFVERRRTKDETDTVLSRLQQRLGLRNFPRRMECFDISHFQGSAIVASQVAVTDGDTDKSRYRKYKIKTLEKQDDFASMYEVISRRLKKGLEDNDLPDLLVIDGGKGQLASAHAAMKDVGVDSVDVVGLAKSRDLEVFDRDAESARSPERIFVVGRKDPIVLSQNSAEMFMLTRMRDEAHRFAITFQKQVLRKSRVRSALEDIPGVGETRRKQLLRHFGSLKRVGDASIEELAEVVGPAMAERVHAGLHGHPEEDAEDPVREASLDDAHEPVGEKTQGGSPPGAA, from the coding sequence ATGGACGCGAAGCTCCTGGAGAAGCTGGACGCACTGCCCACCGAGCCTGGCGTGTACCTGATGAAGGACCGCCGGGGTCAGGTCATCTACGTCGGCAAGGCCATCAACCTGCGCAGCAGGGTGCGCTCGTACTTCAACCGCACCGGCGACACGCGCGTCTTCGTGTCCTTGTTGGACCAGTTGCTGGGCGATTTGGAGACAGTGCTCGTCAGCAACGAGAAGGAAGCGCTGCTGCTCGAAAACGAGCTCATCAAGAAGCACCGGCCGCGCTTCAACGTCCTGCTCAAGGACGACAAGCAGTTCATCTCCCTGCGCCTGGACCGCACGCAGCCCTATCCGCGCCTGGAAGTGGTGCGCAAATACGAGCGCGACGGCGCGCGCTACTTCGGGCCGTACTCCAGCGCGGGGGCCATTCGCGAGACGCTGCGGGTGGTCAACCGCTTCTTCCGCCTGCGCACGTGCACCGACCACGTGCTGGCCAACCGCAAGCGGCCCTGCTTGTTGCACCAGATTGGCCGTTGCCCGGCCCCGTGCGTGTACCCGGTGCCCCAGGAGGACTACCACCGCAGCGTGGATGAGGTGGTGATGTTCCTGGAGGGCAAGGCGGGGGAGCTGGTGGAGGGCCTGCGCCTGCGCATGAAGCGCGCCGCGCAGGAGCTGAAGTTCGAGGAGGCCGCGCGGATACGAGACCAGCTCAGCGCCATCGAGCGGAGCCTGGAGCGGCAGAAGGTCGCCACCACCGACTTCAAGGACCAGGACGTCTTCGCCTTCCACCGGGAAGGGGACCGCATCCTGTTCTACGTCCTGTGGGTGCGGCAGGGCCGGCTCAACGGTGGGCAGGCCTTCCCCTTCGGCAGCCAGGAGTTCCCCGACGAGGAGCTGATCGCCTCGTTCGTCAACCTCTACTACGACCAGGGCAGCTTCGTGCCGGAGGAGGTGCTGCTGCCGCTGGAGCTGGAGGACGGCACCGGGGGGCTCGAGGCGCTCCTCACGGAGCGCAAGGGCGAGCGCGTGCGCGTCCTGGTGCCCAAGCGCGGGGAGAAGCTGGACCTGGTGAAGATGGCGGCGAAGAACGCCGAACAGGCCTTCGTGGAGCGCCGGCGGACGAAGGACGAAACGGACACCGTGCTGTCCCGGCTCCAGCAGCGGCTGGGGCTGCGCAACTTCCCGCGCCGGATGGAGTGCTTCGACATCTCGCACTTCCAGGGTTCGGCCATTGTCGCGTCGCAGGTGGCGGTGACGGACGGGGACACGGACAAGTCGCGCTACCGGAAGTACAAGATCAAGACGCTGGAGAAGCAGGACGACTTCGCCAGCATGTACGAGGTCATCTCCCGCCGCCTGAAGAAGGGCCTGGAGGACAATGACCTGCCGGACCTGCTCGTCATCGACGGAGGCAAGGGGCAACTGGCCAGCGCGCACGCGGCGATGAAGGACGTGGGCGTGGATTCGGTGGACGTGGTGGGTCTGGCCAAGAGCCGCGACCTGGAGGTGTTCGACCGCGACGCGGAGAGCGCCCGGAGCCCCGAGCGCATCTTCGTGGTGGGGCGCAAGGACCCCATCGTCCTGTCCCAGAACTCGGCGGAGATGTTCATGCTCACGCGAATGCGGGACGAGGCCCACCGCTTCGCCATCACCTTCCAGAAGCAGGTGCTGCGCAAGAGCCGGGTGCGTTCGGCGCTGGAGGACATCCCTGGCGTGGGGGAGACGCGGCGCAAGCAACTGCTTCGGCACTTCGGTTCGCTCAAGCGGGTGGGGGACGCCTCCATCGAAGAGCTCGCGGAAGTCGTCGGACCGGCCATGGCGGAACGCGTCCATGCGGGCCTCCACGGACATCCAGAAGAGGATGCGGAAGATCCCGTACGGGAGGCTTCCCTTGACGACGCGCACGAACCCGTCGGCGAAAAAACGCAGGGAGGGTCGCCACCCGGGGCAGCGTGA